One Paraburkholderia aromaticivorans genomic region harbors:
- a CDS encoding ABC transporter substrate-binding protein codes for METTLTQSLSKPTSLKTFARSTAALATLAFGLSFIAAPAAQAAPLKIGMTFQELNNPYFVTMQKALNDAAASIGATVVVTDAHHDVSKQVSDVEDMLQKKIDILLVNPTDTTGIQSAVTSAKKAGVVVVAVDANANGPVDSFVGSKNYDAGEMACEYLVKSIGGSGEVAILDGIPVVPILERVRGCKAALAKVPGVKLVDTQNGKQERATALSVTENMIQAHPNLKGVFSVNDGGSMGALSAIESSGKDIKLTSVDGAPEAIAAIQKPNSKFIETSAQFPADQVRIALGIALAKKWGANVPKTIPVDVKMIDKSNAKGFSW; via the coding sequence ATGGAGACAACCTTGACGCAATCCCTTTCGAAGCCGACTTCGTTGAAGACTTTCGCGCGCAGCACGGCAGCACTGGCGACGCTCGCCTTCGGCCTGTCGTTCATCGCCGCGCCGGCTGCGCAAGCCGCGCCGCTGAAGATCGGCATGACGTTTCAGGAGCTGAACAATCCGTACTTCGTGACGATGCAAAAAGCGCTGAACGATGCGGCTGCTTCGATCGGCGCGACGGTGGTCGTCACCGACGCGCACCATGATGTCAGCAAGCAGGTCAGCGACGTCGAAGACATGCTGCAAAAGAAGATCGACATTCTGCTCGTGAATCCGACCGATACGACCGGCATCCAGTCGGCGGTGACCTCGGCGAAGAAGGCGGGCGTGGTGGTGGTCGCCGTCGATGCGAATGCTAACGGCCCGGTCGATTCGTTCGTCGGCTCGAAGAACTACGACGCGGGCGAAATGGCTTGCGAGTATCTGGTGAAGTCGATCGGCGGCAGCGGCGAAGTGGCGATCCTCGACGGCATTCCGGTCGTGCCGATTCTTGAACGTGTGCGCGGCTGCAAGGCGGCGCTCGCGAAAGTGCCGGGCGTGAAGCTCGTGGATACGCAGAACGGTAAGCAGGAACGCGCAACCGCGCTGTCCGTGACCGAGAACATGATTCAGGCGCATCCGAATCTGAAGGGCGTGTTCAGCGTGAACGACGGCGGCTCGATGGGCGCGCTGTCGGCGATTGAATCGTCGGGCAAGGACATCAAGCTGACCAGCGTCGACGGCGCGCCGGAAGCGATTGCCGCCATTCAGAAGCCGAATTCGAAGTTCATCGAAACGTCCGCGCAATTTCCGGCTGACCAGGTGCGCATCGCGCTCGGCATCGCGCTCGCGAAGAAGTGGGGCGCCAATGTGCCGAAAACGATTCCTGTCGACGTGAAGATGATCGACAAGAGCAATGCCAAGGGTTTCAGCTGGTAA
- a CDS encoding AraC family transcriptional regulator encodes MQPDLELVAVRRDESFKVWSHGYPYRTVRWHFHPEYEIHLIVATTGKMFVGDHISSYTPGNLVLMGPNLPHNWVSDVPEGETIAQRNLVVQFGQEFVSGCIDSFPEWRQVEALLGDSRRGISFGAQTSAAIQPLFLELLAARGLRRLVLFMSMLEILMNAEDRETLASPAYQADPTRFASTRINHVLSYIGKNLANELRESDLAQLAGQSVSAFSRYFRRHTGLPFVQYVNRMRINLACQLLTDDDLSVTDICFKAGFNNLSNFNRQFLAVKGMAPSKFRRYQQLNDASRDASEEAAARGVGIDDAPAIVLAPGLPRSAAAAYPPT; translated from the coding sequence GTGCAACCCGATCTCGAACTCGTGGCCGTACGCCGTGACGAATCGTTCAAAGTATGGTCGCACGGCTATCCGTACCGTACGGTGCGCTGGCACTTTCATCCGGAATACGAAATTCACCTGATCGTGGCGACGACCGGCAAGATGTTCGTCGGCGATCACATCAGCAGCTACACGCCCGGCAACCTCGTGTTGATGGGGCCGAACCTGCCGCACAACTGGGTGAGCGACGTGCCGGAAGGCGAGACGATCGCGCAGCGCAATCTGGTCGTGCAGTTTGGGCAGGAGTTCGTGTCGGGCTGCATCGACAGTTTTCCGGAGTGGCGTCAGGTCGAAGCGCTGCTCGGCGATTCGCGCCGCGGCATCTCGTTCGGCGCGCAAACGAGCGCGGCGATCCAGCCGTTGTTCCTCGAATTGCTGGCGGCGCGCGGCCTGCGCCGACTGGTTCTCTTCATGTCGATGCTCGAAATCCTGATGAACGCCGAGGACCGCGAGACGCTCGCGAGTCCCGCTTATCAGGCCGACCCAACCCGTTTCGCGTCGACGCGCATCAATCACGTGCTGTCGTATATCGGCAAAAACCTGGCGAACGAATTGCGCGAGTCGGACCTCGCGCAGCTCGCGGGCCAGAGTGTCAGCGCGTTCTCGCGTTATTTCCGCCGCCATACCGGTTTGCCGTTCGTGCAGTACGTGAACCGCATGCGGATCAACCTCGCGTGCCAGTTGCTCACCGACGACGATCTGAGCGTGACCGATATCTGTTTCAAGGCGGGCTTTAACAATCTGTCGAATTTCAACCGGCAGTTTCTCGCGGTGAAGGGCATGGCGCCTTCGAAGTTCCGCCGCTACCAGCAACTGAACGACGCGAGTCGCGACGCCTCCGAAGAAGCCGCAGCGCGCGGCGTGGGTATCGACGATGCGCCCGCCATCGTGCTCGCGCCGGGTCTGCCGCGCAGCGCCGCCGCCGCTTATCCACCGACGTAG
- the dalD gene encoding D-arabinitol 4-dehydrogenase — MNSGQDSGAAAHVILHIGAGSFHRAHQAWYLHRLNEANVPGEPHWSLTVGNIRSDMNAVLEALAAQNGVYTLETVTPQGERAYETIRSIERVVPWTENLDALIEAGADPACKIIAFTVTEGGYYLDEQDELDTDNPDLAADLKGGHTTIYGALAAILDARMKGGAGPVTLQTCDNLRSNGERFHAGMSEFLERRGAADLAQWFDDNTASPSSMVDRITPRPTPDVRERVKAATGVDDAAPVMGEAFIQWVIEDNFIAGRPAWEKVGAELVDSVMPYEEAKIRILNATHSCIAWAGTLVGLNYIHEGTLDADINKFAYEYVTEDVIPCLTPSPLDLERYRDVVLERFSNPYIQDTNQRVAADGFSKLPGFIAPTLSECFERGVTPAATAMLPTLFFRFLDRWNAGELPYAYQDGVMDERVARAFFEAPDPLKAFAADRLLWGSMAQTPELESALEGALARVDVWLAKRGAV; from the coding sequence ATGAACAGCGGGCAAGACAGCGGCGCGGCCGCACACGTGATCCTGCACATCGGCGCGGGATCGTTTCATCGCGCGCATCAGGCGTGGTATCTCCATCGATTGAACGAGGCCAACGTGCCGGGCGAGCCGCACTGGTCGCTGACGGTCGGCAATATCCGCAGCGACATGAACGCGGTGCTCGAAGCGCTCGCCGCGCAAAATGGCGTCTACACGCTCGAGACCGTCACGCCTCAGGGAGAGCGCGCTTACGAGACGATTCGTTCGATCGAGCGCGTCGTACCGTGGACCGAAAACCTCGACGCGCTGATCGAAGCGGGCGCCGACCCGGCCTGCAAGATCATCGCGTTCACCGTCACCGAAGGTGGCTATTACCTCGACGAGCAGGACGAACTCGACACGGATAACCCCGATCTCGCGGCCGATCTCAAAGGCGGCCACACCACCATCTACGGCGCGCTGGCTGCCATTCTCGACGCGCGCATGAAAGGCGGCGCGGGCCCGGTCACGCTGCAGACTTGCGACAACCTGCGCAGCAACGGCGAGCGCTTCCATGCCGGCATGAGCGAGTTTCTCGAACGGCGCGGCGCTGCCGACCTGGCGCAATGGTTCGACGACAACACCGCCAGCCCGAGTTCGATGGTCGACCGCATCACGCCGCGTCCCACGCCGGACGTGCGCGAGCGCGTCAAAGCGGCCACCGGCGTCGACGACGCCGCTCCGGTGATGGGCGAAGCGTTCATCCAATGGGTGATCGAAGACAACTTCATCGCGGGGCGTCCGGCATGGGAAAAGGTCGGCGCAGAACTCGTCGACTCGGTGATGCCGTACGAGGAAGCGAAGATCCGCATCCTCAATGCGACGCATAGCTGTATCGCCTGGGCGGGCACACTGGTCGGACTGAACTACATTCACGAAGGCACGCTCGACGCCGACATCAACAAGTTCGCCTACGAATATGTGACCGAAGACGTGATCCCGTGCCTCACGCCGAGTCCGCTCGATCTCGAACGCTATCGCGACGTGGTGCTCGAACGCTTCAGCAATCCTTATATCCAGGACACGAACCAGCGCGTCGCGGCGGACGGCTTTTCGAAGCTGCCCGGCTTTATCGCGCCGACGTTGTCGGAATGTTTCGAGCGTGGCGTCACGCCCGCGGCGACCGCCATGCTGCCCACGCTGTTCTTCCGCTTTCTGGATCGCTGGAACGCCGGCGAGCTGCCCTACGCGTATCAGGACGGCGTGATGGACGAGCGCGTCGCGCGTGCTTTCTTCGAGGCACCCGATCCGTTGAAAGCGTTCGCCGCCGATCGGCTGCTGTGGGGCAGCATGGCGCAGACGCCGGAACTGGAATCGGCGCTGGAAGGCGCATTGGCGCGCGTCGATGTATGGCTCGCGAAACGCGGCGCGGTTTGA
- the xylB gene encoding xylulokinase → MYLGIDLGTSEVKVLLLASDGRVIGTAGSPFTVSRPHQRWAEQNPEDWWAGTRTALAALRAKHPDEFAQIRGIGLSGQMHGAVLLDAQDRVLRPAILWNDMRSDKECAELTERAPELHSVAGNLAMPGFTAPKLLWVARHEPEIFAQTACVLLPKDYLRLQLTGGKVSDPSDAAGTLWLDVAKRDWSDSLLAACNMSRTQMPSLCEGSEPSGTLLPEVAREFGLSDGVIVAAGGGDNATSAIGIGATQPGDGFVSLGTSGVLCVVGDSFRPNPASAVHAFCHAIPDRWHQMSVVLSAASCLRWVCKLTSTDEPTLLAEIEALPADALNTAPLFLPYLSGERTPHNDPYAQGVFFGMTHATDRALLGYAVLEGVTLALTDGLDALRAAGTEAKALSLLGGGARSDYWAQLLADALDTATRKHGGGETGAALGAARLGWLAAGGDPATVLTKPPIAKEFTPNPRRHAELRARLEAYRALYRHVRPLFDPARQPLA, encoded by the coding sequence ATGTATCTCGGCATCGACCTCGGCACGTCCGAAGTGAAAGTTCTGCTGCTCGCCTCCGACGGACGCGTGATCGGCACCGCAGGCTCACCGTTTACCGTTTCGCGCCCGCATCAGCGTTGGGCCGAGCAGAATCCCGAAGATTGGTGGGCCGGCACGCGTACCGCGCTCGCCGCGTTGCGCGCCAAACATCCCGACGAGTTCGCGCAGATTCGCGGCATCGGCCTGTCGGGTCAGATGCACGGCGCCGTGCTGCTGGACGCGCAGGACCGCGTGCTGCGTCCCGCGATCCTGTGGAACGACATGCGCAGCGACAAGGAATGCGCGGAACTGACCGAGCGCGCGCCAGAGTTGCACAGCGTGGCCGGCAATCTCGCCATGCCCGGTTTCACCGCGCCGAAGTTGCTGTGGGTCGCGCGCCACGAACCCGAGATTTTTGCGCAGACTGCCTGTGTATTGCTGCCGAAGGATTACTTGCGCCTGCAACTGACCGGCGGCAAGGTGTCCGATCCATCGGATGCGGCCGGCACGCTGTGGCTCGATGTCGCCAAACGCGACTGGTCGGACTCGCTGCTCGCGGCCTGCAACATGTCGCGTACGCAAATGCCGAGCCTGTGCGAAGGCAGCGAGCCGTCCGGCACGCTGCTGCCCGAAGTGGCGCGCGAATTCGGCCTGAGCGACGGCGTGATCGTCGCGGCCGGCGGAGGCGATAACGCCACCAGCGCGATCGGCATCGGTGCGACGCAACCCGGCGACGGCTTCGTCTCGCTCGGCACGTCGGGCGTGCTGTGCGTGGTCGGCGACAGCTTCCGGCCGAATCCAGCTTCGGCCGTGCACGCGTTCTGTCACGCGATTCCGGATCGCTGGCATCAGATGAGCGTGGTGCTCTCCGCCGCAAGCTGTCTGCGCTGGGTCTGCAAGCTCACCTCCACCGACGAGCCGACGCTGCTCGCCGAAATCGAGGCGCTCCCTGCGGACGCATTGAACACCGCGCCGCTCTTCCTGCCCTATCTGTCCGGCGAACGCACGCCGCATAACGACCCCTATGCGCAAGGCGTGTTCTTCGGCATGACTCACGCAACCGATCGCGCGTTGCTCGGCTACGCAGTGCTCGAAGGCGTCACGCTCGCGCTCACCGACGGCCTCGACGCGCTGCGCGCGGCCGGCACCGAAGCGAAGGCGCTGTCCCTGCTCGGCGGCGGCGCCCGCAGCGACTACTGGGCCCAGTTGCTCGCCGACGCGCTCGACACCGCCACCCGCAAGCACGGCGGCGGCGAGACCGGCGCGGCGCTCGGCGCGGCACGCCTCGGCTGGCTGGCCGCCGGTGGCGATCCCGCCACGGTGCTGACCAAGCCGCCGATCGCCAAGGAGTTCACTCCGAACCCGCGCCGCCATGCCGAACTGCGCGCGCGGCTCGAAGCGTATCGTGCACTTTACCGCCACGTGCGGCCGTTGTTCGACCCCGCGCGGCAGCCGCTTGCCTGA
- a CDS encoding sugar-binding transcriptional regulator, with product MPKSTEKLDLATRAAWLYYVAGNTQNEIAEKLQVSRPVAQRLVAFAVEKNLIRVRVDHQLADCLALADQLSKRYGLSMCEVVPIDSDTSEEVDRKLAVAGAQVMERYLGEEKPMVVAVSSGRTLKAAVDQIAQLDRPQHRLVSMVGAIAQDGSSNRYDVALHISEKTGGKHFLLPAPLLADSEAERAQWCNHRLYRIVESLSAQADVAFVGIGNIGPKCPLHEDGFITSAEVKELMQSGAVAEMLGLPIDAAGAHVESPTGRRVTSIALDSPPRRPTIGFAGGRRKREALIAVLKGGWLSGLVTDESCAKAALEA from the coding sequence GTGCCCAAGTCCACAGAAAAATTAGATCTTGCTACCCGCGCCGCGTGGCTCTACTACGTTGCCGGCAACACCCAGAACGAGATCGCCGAGAAGCTTCAGGTGTCGCGCCCGGTCGCGCAACGGCTGGTCGCCTTCGCGGTGGAAAAGAATCTGATTCGCGTGCGCGTCGATCATCAACTGGCCGATTGCCTCGCGCTCGCCGATCAACTGTCGAAACGCTACGGCCTGAGCATGTGCGAAGTGGTGCCGATCGACAGCGATACGTCCGAGGAAGTCGATCGCAAACTGGCGGTGGCCGGCGCGCAGGTGATGGAGCGCTACCTCGGCGAGGAAAAACCGATGGTGGTCGCGGTGAGCAGCGGCCGCACGCTAAAGGCCGCCGTCGATCAGATCGCGCAACTGGACCGTCCGCAGCACCGGCTGGTATCGATGGTCGGGGCAATCGCCCAGGACGGCTCCTCGAACCGCTATGACGTCGCGCTGCACATTTCGGAGAAGACGGGCGGCAAACATTTTCTGCTGCCCGCGCCGCTGCTCGCCGATAGTGAAGCGGAACGCGCGCAGTGGTGCAATCACCGGCTCTATCGGATTGTCGAATCGCTGTCGGCACAGGCCGACGTGGCGTTTGTCGGCATCGGCAATATCGGGCCGAAATGTCCGCTGCACGAAGACGGCTTCATTACGTCGGCGGAAGTGAAAGAGTTGATGCAGAGCGGCGCAGTGGCTGAAATGCTCGGACTGCCGATCGACGCAGCCGGCGCGCACGTCGAATCGCCGACCGGCCGGCGCGTGACGAGCATCGCGCTCGACTCGCCGCCGCGGCGCCCGACCATCGGTTTCGCCGGTGGCCGGCGCAAGCGTGAGGCGCTGATCGCGGTGCTCAAAGGCGGCTGGCTTTCTGGACTCGTGACCGACGAATCTTGCGCGAAGGCCGCGCTCGAGGCGTGA
- a CDS encoding cholesterol oxidase substrate-binding domain-containing protein: MTKDLQDASTPPPRRKFIADIARLSAAGVVTGWTPVYQIAAHAQGAAPVPANFPDGIPLYKQAFQNWSGEITVADVWTASPDTPAAVVTIVNWARANGYRIRPRGFMHNWSPLTIDRTTRTSQVVLLDMTKSLNAISVDTSSQPARVTAQTGISMEALLATLEKFGLGVTAAPAPGDITLGGALAIGAHGTAIPASRETPLKGHTYGSLSNLILSLTAVVFDDVKQQYALRTFKRTDPDIGAFLVHLGRALIVEATLEAGVNQRLRCRSYVDIPASELFASAKSGGRTIESFLDCSGRMEAIWFPFTSCPWLKVWTVQSSKPLLSRTVTQPYNYPFSDSISQPVSDLLKRIVIGGERHLTPLFGQLQMGIVVAGLGVTFSTDIWGWSRNVLQYIRPSTLRVTANGYAVLARRADVQRVIYEFVQFYQNRVDVYRQRGEYPMNGPVEIRVTGLDQPADAGPGAVTLSLAALKPRLDHPEWNIAVYFDILTMPGTPSANSFYREIEQWMMSNYAGSYATVRPEWSKGWAYTNVAPWQDSEMIGTTIPNLHSDGQPPGSTWNTARNTLNRYDPYRIFSSALLDWLLP; the protein is encoded by the coding sequence GTGACCAAAGACCTTCAAGATGCTTCTACACCGCCGCCCCGCCGAAAATTCATTGCCGATATCGCCCGGCTCTCGGCGGCCGGGGTCGTGACCGGATGGACGCCGGTCTATCAGATTGCCGCGCACGCGCAAGGCGCCGCGCCCGTTCCAGCCAATTTCCCCGACGGCATTCCCCTCTACAAGCAGGCATTCCAAAACTGGAGCGGTGAAATCACGGTAGCGGACGTCTGGACAGCTTCGCCCGACACGCCCGCCGCTGTGGTCACGATCGTCAACTGGGCGCGCGCGAACGGATATCGCATCCGACCTCGCGGCTTTATGCACAACTGGTCGCCGCTGACGATCGACCGGACCACCAGGACTTCACAAGTCGTCCTGCTCGACATGACGAAGTCGCTCAATGCCATATCGGTGGACACGTCATCTCAGCCTGCACGCGTTACGGCGCAAACCGGCATTTCGATGGAAGCGCTGCTTGCCACGCTGGAAAAATTTGGTTTGGGTGTCACGGCCGCACCCGCTCCAGGCGACATCACACTAGGCGGCGCTCTTGCGATCGGCGCGCACGGAACGGCCATACCCGCTTCCCGCGAAACGCCATTGAAGGGGCATACCTACGGCTCGCTGAGCAATTTGATCCTGTCGCTCACGGCGGTCGTGTTCGACGACGTGAAACAGCAGTATGCGCTGCGCACGTTCAAGCGAACCGATCCGGACATCGGCGCGTTCCTCGTTCACCTCGGCCGCGCGTTGATCGTCGAGGCGACGCTCGAAGCGGGCGTCAACCAGCGGCTGCGCTGCCGGAGCTATGTGGATATTCCGGCATCCGAATTGTTCGCGTCGGCGAAGTCCGGCGGACGTACGATCGAGTCGTTCCTCGACTGCTCCGGCCGGATGGAGGCGATCTGGTTTCCGTTCACGAGTTGCCCGTGGCTCAAGGTTTGGACCGTGCAATCCAGCAAGCCACTCTTATCGCGTACGGTGACGCAACCCTACAACTACCCATTTTCCGATTCTATCTCGCAGCCGGTGTCGGATCTGCTCAAACGCATCGTGATCGGCGGCGAACGCCACCTGACGCCGCTTTTTGGGCAGCTACAGATGGGGATTGTCGTCGCGGGTCTGGGTGTCACGTTCAGTACCGATATCTGGGGCTGGTCGCGCAACGTGCTGCAATACATCCGTCCTTCGACGCTGCGTGTGACGGCAAATGGCTACGCGGTGCTTGCCCGGCGTGCCGACGTGCAACGCGTCATCTACGAGTTCGTCCAGTTCTATCAGAACCGGGTCGACGTCTACAGGCAGCGCGGCGAATACCCGATGAACGGCCCAGTCGAAATCCGCGTGACAGGGCTCGACCAACCGGCCGATGCCGGGCCGGGCGCCGTCACGCTGTCGCTTGCCGCGCTCAAGCCGCGCCTTGACCACCCTGAGTGGAACATCGCCGTCTACTTCGACATTTTGACGATGCCCGGCACGCCGTCGGCGAACAGTTTTTATCGGGAAATCGAGCAATGGATGATGTCGAACTACGCTGGCTCATATGCGACTGTGCGCCCCGAATGGTCGAAAGGCTGGGCCTACACAAATGTCGCCCCGTGGCAGGACAGCGAGATGATCGGCACCACGATTCCGAATCTGCACTCCGACGGACAACCGCCAGGGAGCACCTGGAACACGGCGCGCAACACGCTCAATCGCTACGACCCGTACCGCATCTTCTCTTCCGCTTTACTTGACTGGCTGCTTCCCTGA
- a CDS encoding ABC transporter ATP-binding protein, whose protein sequence is MASVTLRNIRKAYDENEVMRDINLDIADGEFVVFVGPSGCGKSTLMRMIAGLEDISGGDLTIDGMRVNDVAPAKRGIAMVFQSYALYPHMTLYDNMAFGLKLAGTKKPEIDAAVRNAAKILHIDHLLDRKPKQLSGGQRQRVAIGRAITRKPKVFLFDEPLSNLDAALRVKMRLEFARLHDELKTTMIYVTHDQVEAMTLADKIVVLSAGNVEQVGSPTMLYHAPANRFVAGFIGSPKMNFMEGVVQSVTHDGVTVRYETGETQRVAVEPAAVKQGDKVTVGIRPEHLHVGMADDGISARTMAIESLGDAAYLYAESSVAPDGLIARIPPLERHTKGETQKLGATPEHCHLFDSAGKAFQRKIVEVLAA, encoded by the coding sequence ATGGCAAGCGTAACTCTGCGCAACATCAGGAAGGCGTACGACGAAAACGAAGTGATGCGCGACATCAACCTCGATATCGCGGACGGCGAGTTCGTCGTGTTCGTGGGCCCGAGCGGTTGCGGTAAATCGACGCTGATGCGGATGATCGCCGGCCTCGAAGATATCAGCGGCGGCGATCTGACCATCGACGGCATGCGCGTGAACGACGTTGCACCGGCCAAGCGCGGCATCGCGATGGTGTTCCAGTCGTACGCGCTGTATCCGCACATGACGCTGTACGACAACATGGCGTTCGGCCTGAAACTCGCCGGCACCAAGAAGCCGGAAATCGACGCCGCCGTGCGCAACGCGGCGAAGATCCTGCACATTGACCATCTACTCGATCGCAAGCCGAAGCAGTTGTCCGGCGGCCAGCGTCAGCGCGTGGCGATCGGCCGCGCGATCACGCGCAAGCCGAAGGTGTTCCTGTTCGACGAACCGCTGTCGAATCTGGACGCCGCCCTGCGCGTGAAAATGCGCCTCGAATTCGCGCGTCTGCATGACGAACTGAAGACCACCATGATCTACGTGACGCACGATCAGGTCGAGGCCATGACGCTGGCGGACAAGATCGTGGTGCTGTCGGCGGGCAATGTGGAGCAGGTCGGCAGCCCGACCATGCTGTATCACGCGCCGGCCAACCGTTTCGTCGCAGGATTCATCGGCTCGCCGAAGATGAACTTCATGGAAGGCGTGGTGCAGTCGGTTACGCACGACGGCGTCACGGTGCGCTACGAAACCGGCGAGACGCAGCGCGTCGCGGTGGAACCGGCCGCGGTGAAGCAGGGTGACAAGGTGACGGTCGGCATTCGCCCCGAGCATCTGCATGTGGGCATGGCCGACGACGGCATTTCGGCCCGCACGATGGCGATCGAGTCGCTCGGCGACGCGGCGTATCTGTATGCGGAATCGAGCGTCGCGCCGGACGGACTGATTGCGCGGATTCCGCCGCTCGAACGGCATACCAAGGGCGAGACCCAAAAACTCGGCGCCACGCCGGAGCATTGCCATCTGTTCGACAGCGCTGGGAAAGCATTCCAGCGCAAGATCGTCGAAGTGTTGGCCGCGTAA
- a CDS encoding HAD family hydrolase has translation MTAGTSGSTLAGNFALICDCDGVLIDSEAVAARMLVHELEARWPDTDVEPVVLPLLGLRIEKVLQGTAAQLGKSLSVEDIDAIRQAVEAAAMQAPTVEGIEAALAQVPLTKGCASNSFRPYVETVLTRTGLVRFFGDRLFCADAVPNPKPAPDVYLAAAKGLGLAPSACLVVEDSVTGVTAASAAGMTVLGFIGGGHASDAQIDKLHAAGARHVFDDMQQLPELVAQWTLSATAASP, from the coding sequence ATGACGGCAGGCACGAGTGGAAGCACGCTCGCCGGCAATTTCGCGCTGATCTGCGATTGCGACGGCGTGCTGATCGACAGCGAAGCCGTGGCGGCGCGCATGCTGGTGCACGAACTCGAAGCGCGCTGGCCCGACACCGACGTCGAACCGGTCGTGCTGCCGCTGCTCGGACTGCGCATCGAGAAAGTACTGCAAGGCACTGCGGCGCAGCTCGGCAAAAGCCTCAGCGTCGAGGATATCGATGCGATCCGCCAAGCAGTGGAAGCGGCGGCGATGCAGGCGCCGACGGTCGAAGGCATCGAAGCCGCGCTGGCTCAGGTGCCGCTCACCAAAGGCTGCGCGAGCAACAGCTTTCGCCCGTATGTGGAAACGGTGCTGACGCGCACTGGCCTCGTGCGATTTTTCGGCGACCGCCTGTTCTGCGCCGACGCGGTGCCGAATCCGAAGCCCGCGCCCGATGTCTATCTGGCGGCGGCCAAGGGTCTCGGACTCGCGCCTTCGGCGTGCCTCGTGGTGGAGGACAGCGTCACCGGCGTGACGGCGGCGAGCGCGGCGGGCATGACGGTGCTCGGCTTCATCGGCGGCGGTCACGCGAGCGACGCGCAAATCGACAAACTGCATGCAGCCGGCGCGCGTCACGTCTTCGACGACATGCAGCAGTTGCCGGAACTGGTCGCGCAATGGACGCTGAGTGCGACGGCGGCCTCGCCGTAG
- a CDS encoding carbohydrate ABC transporter permease produces the protein MTVPAKSPFAAIRRGIPGVIAWLVALLLFFPIFWMTITAFKTEQQAYASSLFFIPTLDSFREVFARSNYFSFAWNSILISAGVTVLCLILAVPAAYAMAFFPTRRTQKVLLWMLSTKMMPSVGVLVPIYLLWKNSGLLDSVSGLVIVYTLINLPIAVWMSFTYFAEIPRDILEAGRIDGAATWQEIVYLLMPMSLPGLASTALLLVILSWNEAFWSINLSSSNAAPLTVFIASYSSPEGLFWAKLSAASLLAVAPILIVGWLSQKQLVRGLTFGAVK, from the coding sequence ATGACGGTGCCGGCGAAGTCGCCGTTCGCCGCAATCCGACGCGGCATTCCCGGCGTGATCGCCTGGCTCGTCGCCTTGCTGCTGTTCTTTCCGATCTTCTGGATGACGATCACCGCATTCAAGACGGAGCAGCAAGCCTATGCGTCGTCGCTGTTTTTCATCCCGACGCTCGATAGCTTCCGCGAGGTGTTCGCGCGCAGCAATTACTTTTCGTTCGCGTGGAATTCGATACTGATCTCCGCGGGCGTGACGGTGCTGTGCCTGATTCTCGCCGTGCCGGCCGCCTATGCGATGGCGTTCTTCCCGACCCGCCGCACGCAGAAAGTGCTGCTGTGGATGCTGTCGACCAAGATGATGCCGTCGGTCGGCGTGCTGGTGCCGATCTATCTGCTGTGGAAAAACAGCGGGCTGCTGGATTCGGTGTCGGGTCTCGTGATTGTCTACACGCTGATCAATTTACCGATCGCGGTGTGGATGTCGTTCACGTACTTCGCCGAAATTCCGCGCGACATTCTCGAAGCCGGACGAATCGACGGCGCCGCGACGTGGCAGGAAATCGTCTATCTGCTGATGCCGATGTCGTTGCCGGGCCTCGCCTCGACCGCGCTGCTGCTCGTGATCCTGTCGTGGAACGAAGCGTTCTGGAGCATCAACCTGTCGAGTTCGAATGCCGCACCGCTGACTGTGTTCATCGCGTCGTATTCGAGTCCTGAGGGTCTGTTCTGGGCCAAGCTGTCCGCCGCCTCGCTGCTGGCGGTCGCGCCGATCCTGATCGTCGGCTGGCTGTCGCAGAAGCAACTGGTGCGCGGCCTTACCTTCGGGGCGGTCAAATGA